In Acidiferrobacterales bacterium, the genomic window GCGCCAACTATATCGCCACCGACTGAGAAGCGCGATTATTCTGTCTCCAGGCACATCTGCCAGAATCCAGTTTCCAGAATCGTAGCCTGGCGGTAGGTTTCGACCAGTTGCTTGAACCGCGAATTTCCTCCCCGCTCGACGCTGATCCGCTCCAGGTTGCTGATTGAGCGGATTGCGAGTGCCTGATATTCCTCGCTGGCGTACATCTCGACCCACTCGCGATATGGATTTTGTGCCAGGGTAGAGGAATAGTCGAGTTGCAGGCGAACACCGATCTCGGCGTAACCGACAACACACGGCATCAGGGCGATATACAGGTCCAGCAGGTCACCACTTTGACCCTTGTCCAGGACATATCTCGTATAGGCCAGGTTTTCCTGGTATTCGGGCGCGCTCTCGAGTTCGGATTGGGTTACTCCGAACTGTTCGCTGAATCGGACATGCAAATCCATTTCGACATTGAGTGTGGAGTGCAGGATTTCGGATGCCCACTGCATGTCGCGTAAGCTGGTCGACTTGTAGGCGGCAAGCGCCCAGGCGCGGCAAAAGTGTATGAGAAACACATAATCCTGCTCAAGGTAAAGGCGAAATGATTCCATCGGCAGTGAACCGTCACCGACTCTCTCAACGAATTCGTGATGACAGTAATCCTTCCATTCGCTGGAACAGGCTTGTTTCAGACGGTCGAAAATGGATGTTCCATAGTTTTGTCTTTGCATAAATCAGGCCTCTGCAAGGGCGTTGACCGGTCAGTTGCCGGGTGCCAATGATTGAATAATCGAGCCTATTCTACACGAACACGGATAGGTAAGACCTGACCAACTCAACGGACCATGGTCAGCGAGATGGAACTAATGAGGAACACCAATGAAACTGAACGCCTGCGGACAGAGGCTCGGCAAGGGGAACCGGCTTGCCTGGCACTATCGACGGCCTGCTGGCCCATCATCTGCCCTGTGTACGGGTGAGCCGGCAGAAATTAATTTTCCAGCCGCTGAGGGCGCAGCACCGCTTCAGACCGAAACCCTTTCGCAAGCGGTGTTCCGGTGCGGACGTTCAATTGATTGCACCAGTGGAGTCGAGACTCTCGAGACTTACAATGACACCGGCCTTAACCGTCACCTGCACACCGGTATTGAAACGCGTGACACCAGCTGTCAGACGTTCTCGATTCACCCCGACCAACCGAATTCTGCGGTTGGAACGTGTACCTGGTGGAAGCGCTGCGCAAGGCAGGGCTGGCGCGCGGATGTTGAAGCCTCGGTTGAAGTGCGAGCCGGCGAATCAATTTGGACGATTGGGGCGACACTCAAGGCCAGTGATGCAGACGGCGTCGTTGCCGAAAAACCATAATCTGAGCGTATGCAGAGGGACTTAACTTGAGCATCAGGGGTTCGGCCGGGAACACGCACCCGGATCATGTTCAATGTGCCGCGACTGAAACAGAACCTGGCCCGCTTTTGTCAAGACGGTTGAATTTCACTTGTTGAACTGAGTAACATAGCCTTTTTATTTGCTTACTGAGTGAAAGTAATTTACGGAGGATAATCCATTGAAAACTTCAATGAAAAAGATGTTTACGGGCATACTGCCGCTGTTTTTTTTCGGTTTGGTCTCGGGTTCCGCGATCGCCGACAGCAGTGAACCCATTAAGATTCCGATCAAGAACTGGTCAAGTCAGATTGTAATGGCGCACGTGATTGGTGGTATTTTTGAGAGTATCGGCAATACCGTGGAGTACGTCCCTGTCGATAACCAGGCAAGTTTTGAAGCGGTTCGGACCGGTGACCTGACGCTTGTGCACGAAGTGTGGCAATCGACGATGCAGAACGCCTACTACGCTGCGATGGAAAAAGGCGGCCTGATTGATGCCGGAACTCACGCAGCAGAAACCCTAGAAGAAATGGGCGTTCCAAACTGGGTAATCGAGAAGGATTTATGCCCGGGCCTGCCGAGTTGGGAGGCACTGAAAGACTGCTATGAAAATTTTGCCACACCGGATTCAGACGGCAAGGGCCGGTGGTTGGAAGGCCCGCAAAGCTGGCACGGAGATGTCATGCCGAACCGCCTCAAGGGATTAGGCCTCGATGACACCTGGGTGGTCAAGTTCGCAGGGGCAGCGGATGCACTTTGGGCAGAACTCAAGGCTGCTGAGAAAGAAGGCCGGGGCACGATCATTTTCAACTGGTCACCAAACTTCACCGATGCTGCAGGCTTCACTTTCATTGAATTTCCACCATATTACGACGGTTGCAGAATTGTCGATGGCGGTGATGTGACCACCACAGGTTGCGGCTCCCCCACTGGATGGCTCAAGAAAGGCGCCAACTACCGGTTTCCCAGGTCGCACCCCAACGCTTACACCATTTTCACCAAGTTGTCTTTCACCACACCGCAGATCGGTTCCATGGCAGCGCTGGTTGATGTTGAAGGCATGACACA contains:
- a CDS encoding ABC transporter substrate-binding protein codes for the protein MKKMFTGILPLFFFGLVSGSAIADSSEPIKIPIKNWSSQIVMAHVIGGIFESIGNTVEYVPVDNQASFEAVRTGDLTLVHEVWQSTMQNAYYAAMEKGGLIDAGTHAAETLEEMGVPNWVIEKDLCPGLPSWEALKDCYENFATPDSDGKGRWLEGPQSWHGDVMPNRLKGLGLDDTWVVKFAGAADALWAELKAAEKEGRGTIIFNWSPNFTDAAGFTFIEFPPYYDGCRIVDGGDVTTTGCGSPTGWLKKGANYRFPRSHPNAYTIFTKLSFTTPQIGSMAALVDVEGMTHKDAGAKWLMDNEDVWKPWTESVLGESN
- the tenA gene encoding thiaminase II, with amino-acid sequence MQRQNYGTSIFDRLKQACSSEWKDYCHHEFVERVGDGSLPMESFRLYLEQDYVFLIHFCRAWALAAYKSTSLRDMQWASEILHSTLNVEMDLHVRFSEQFGVTQSELESAPEYQENLAYTRYVLDKGQSGDLLDLYIALMPCVVGYAEIGVRLQLDYSSTLAQNPYREWVEMYASEEYQALAIRSISNLERISVERGGNSRFKQLVETYRQATILETGFWQMCLETE